The Coccidioides posadasii str. Silveira chromosome 5, complete sequence genome has a segment encoding these proteins:
- a CDS encoding uncharacterized protein (EggNog:ENOG410PGFN~COG:Q), producing the protein MAAIEIPKQAKAVVYDNPGTVSTKVVMVDVPEPGPGEVLINLTHSGVCHSDFGVMTNAWKALPYPTQPGQVGGHEGVGKVVKLGPGADMTGIKIGDRVGIKWVASACGTCLPCFEGTDVCCVKGKVSGYYTPGTFQQYVLGPAHYVTPIPDSLPSDAAAPMLCAGITVYAALKRSRARPGNWVVISGAGGGLGHLATQLSSRGLGHRVIGIDHGSKKDLVLKSGAEHFLDITEFPSNDNGKALAEKVISLTDGMGAHAVIVCTASNAAYAQAVSFLRMNGALVCVGVPENDPVPIGAAFPATLILKQLSIIGSAVGTRQEAIEVLDFAARGIISTHFGVEKMDKLTEVFEQMEKGQLQGRVVLDLS; encoded by the exons ATGGCAGCGATCGAGATCCCAAAGCAGGCCAAGGCCGTTGTCTATGACAACCCTGGGACGGTTTCCACCAAGGTCGTAATGGTCGATGTTCCGGAGCCAGGCCCAGGGGAAGTGTTGATCAATTT GACTCATTCAGGCGTCTGCCATTCAGACTTTGGCGTCATGACTAACGCT TGGAAAGCCCTTCCATATCCAACTCAGCCAGGCCAGGTAGGTGGTCACGAAGGTGTAGGAAAAGTCGTTAAACTCGGGCCGGGTGCAGATATGACAGGCATCAAGATTGGTGACCGCGTCGGTATTAAGTGGGTTGCGTCTGCTTGTGGAACCTGCC TACCCTGCTTTGAAGGCACCGACGTATGCTGCGTCAAAGGCAAAGTTTCCGGCTACTACACACCCGGCACATTCCAGCAATATGTCCTTGGACCAGCCCATTACGTGACGCCTATCCCCGACTCACTTCCCTCAGACGCTGCGGCACCAATGCTCTGCGCCGGTATCACCGTTTACGCTGCCCTCAAGCGAAGCCGTGCCCGTCCTGGCAACTGGGTTGTAATCTCCGGTGCCGGAGGTGGTCTTGGCCATCTCGCAACTCAGCTTTCTAGCCGTGGCCTAGGCCATCGCGTCATTGGGATAGACCACGGTAGCAAAAAGGACCTTGTCTTGAAATCTGGAGCCGAACACTTCCTTGATATCACCGAGTTCCCCTCCAACGACAATGGCAAGGCCCTCGCCGAGAAAGTTATTTCATTGACCGATGGCATGGGTGCCCATGCTGTCATTGTCTGCACCGCATCCAACGCGGCGTATGCGCAGGCCGTCAGCTTCCTGCGCATGAACGGTGCCCTTGTTTGTGTCGGCGTTCCAGAGAATGACCCTGTTCCCATCGGCGCTGCGTTTCCTGCAACCCTTATTTTAAAGCAGCTTTCGATAATTGGCTCGGCAGTCGGAACCAGGCAAGAGGCCATCGAGGTCCTAGATTTTGCGGCCAGAGGAATTATCAGTACCCACTTTGGAGTAGAGAAGATGGATAAGTTGACGGAAGTATTTGAGCAGATGGAGAAGGGGCAGTTGCAGGGAAGAGTTGTGCTGGATCTCTCTTAA